GGCTGTGCGCAGCAGTGACAAAATCACTATGGTGGTACGAAGAGGACAAGAGCTGCTTAAATTGCAAATGACTCCTGAATACACAGAGTGACACTAACCACACAAGACGCTGTCCTGATGGACAGACAGCGACATGACTTAATTTATGTCTACAGGAAGACACTGTGaaagattttcttttaattattttttgggcatttttgccttttgttAGACAGTAAGGGGCAGAGCGGTTGAAAGGAAACGAGGGGAGCAGAAGAGAGAAATGGGTATGCaacaacaaaggtcccttgctggaCTCAAACCAGGGACGTTGCAGGTATATGCCATGTGCTGTAACCTCTCGGCTACAAGGGCACTccagtgacatttttttaaactcatgATTTTGTTGTTGAGTTCTAGTATTGGTGCTGTAATATGGTACTGTACGTTAAATGACAACTGTTAGACTGCTCAACCTCCTCTGAAGTTGTCTGTTCTATGTGGCTGATAACTACACCAGGATTTTCTTACTGTGTGAATCGTGATGAAGCTGTCAGCACCTGAGGACTCAGATGGATTGTTCAACATCCAATTTTTTGTTCCTGGGTTTATGAAAGTGCATTAAAACAATATTGTCTTACTTAATCATTAACTCCTACCTGGTGGAACAGCAAAACTGTTTCTTGTGATGATTTGTGTTTCTGCCACCCAACAATGCAGTGTTTGTAAATTGAAAGTTAATGAAACTTGAAACAATATACTTTAATAAAGCCATTTAATGTTAGACAGCAATAAGAAGCATGAGAGACCCACAAATATGGCATGGATCAATAGTATTAAACTGACTACTATTAACACAGCAAACAAGTTTGACAACTCACAGATGCTGCTATGATGACAATGATCACACagataaaatatgactttttgaGATCCCACTTAGGCAAACTGGACTGTTTTGATTAAGTCACACAATAAAAACCAAAGAACATGAATTCACTTTCATGTTAGAGGAAAAATCTTTCATGAtaagaaacaaataaagtgaACAGATTACTCATTTCATTTAGACAGTAAGAGGTCGACGCCATGAAGCCGTACGGAGTAAATTAAAATTTCCCTGGTATatgtacagtaacacacacttacagtaaaataaagtgaaatgtaCTGGACTGCTAcacaattaaatgcatttaccTCAAAGACTGATAACTATTAAATGGAGAGAACATTCAAACCACCTTAGGTTTAAACAAATATGTTCATACTTCTGGACTAAAGACATCTTGTTAGGTACGAGTACTACAACATACAAGTAtgggaggaaaaataaaattgttCAAATCCcattaaaactactttaaaaaggcTTAATATATATTGCTggtaatatttttctttttaagaaaatataaattgtgCGACTGAAGCTTACAATACACTGCTGGCAGTAGCGCCAGGTTCTGTGGTGACCTGCTGGAAGAGGGTCATCTGTAGAGGCGCTGTGTGCTGACAGACTCCccagaagagagaaaaaaacaaaaataaaaatatatattggaCATCTTATGATGCCTGAATCCCTTGCACCAAAACCCAGACGCTGCTATGGTGTTTGTCACGGTGGAATGCTGCGGAAAATCACATGATGTGCGCAAACAGCAGCCAAACTATAATCAAACTCATACAGATACATAAATAAGGGGCAGTGGGGTGGAGTTAGGTGGGTGGGATTGAGAGGGGGGGGGCTTTGGAGAGGGAGTGACAATGTGCGGGAGAAACTGTAGTGTCCAGTCTAGTCCAGCAGTGAGCGGGATAAGCATTGACTCAGTTGACATGGTCCAGAGCACGCAGCAGCTCCTCCCCCTGCAGCAGGTACTGGCGACCCTGTAAAGGGGCGTTGACCTCGCAGTCATAGCGGGTGAGCTGCGGCAGCGTGAAGAGTGAACTGGTGCCCTCTGCTGTGCCCAGCAGACGACTTGCCATATCTAAGAGAGAACAAGGAATATTAGAGCTCTGATTCTTGGATGTTTAGTGTCAGTGTAAAGTATTTACCACAGATGTAGTTTACTCACCTGAAGGCAACAGAAGTATGGTCCTGGTTGTTCCTGATTCTGAGGACTTCAGTTTTTTGCCCTGTTCCAGCTGCTCTTGGGGCAAAGATCCCTAGAAAATCATCAAATATATATACTCAATATATATACTCAAATTTCAGTCTCTAAATTGTAGGATATGGATGAAAGAGAAATGGATGCAGAGATCTTACCTGTCCAAAAAGTTCCCTTATGTCGCCCAGTTTCCTTTTGCGCTGTGCGTTCTGAGCTGCCAGGGTCCTGAGAGAGACTTCTTTGTCCAACTGTGGGGTCCTGCAGCACAGTTATGACACTTAGCTAGCTCATAAAAAGCCATCTGAATATAAGCCATCACAAAAAACTTGATGGAACCTTTACCTCTTAGCGATGATGGTGGCAGGATGAGGGGCATTTACTGGCTCGGGTGGTGCTGGTGAAGCAGCCTGACTACCTGGTGAGCTGAAGGGGGAGTTGGGATAGCTGTTGACTTCCTGCGTGACATGGAGAGGGGAGCTCTCCAGGGAGCGGAGAGGACAGGTCTCCAGAGATTTTACTCCACAAGAGAGGGTCTCATCTGGGGTCAAACTACGCAGCTGGAAGTCATCATCCATGGGGATGTAGGGTGCCAACATCTCCAGATCCAGATCTTCCATTGccttgaaatgagaaaaaacaagtTTGATGATTGTGAATATAGATAAAAGACTCAACATAAACTATTACAGTGATCTCTGTCCAGGTATTATTACCTGTTTGGTGAAGGGAGTTTTGGGTTGTGGGTCAATTGCAAACAGCTTCTCCACCAAGTCTAGTTTGAAATCTGAGCTCATATCAGAGTCCATTGGGAAACAAAAGTCCAATGGGCTGTCAGTCtaaagaggagagacacagaTCAGACTCAGAACATCTTATTAGGTGAACAACAGGCTTGTTGTCTGTGCAGCAAAAAGCCAAAGATGTATTTCAGTCTTACCTCTGAGGAGCTCTGGCTGGTTGATGTGGTGGACGGTGTGGGAGCAAAGCTCTCAGTTTTCAAGTTCTCAGAGTTGGTGGTGGTGACATGGAGAGGCTCGCTGGGCGGCAGAGGGGAAAGAGGCAGATCCAACTTGTCATTGGTGGAGGGAAGCATTACATCATTGTAGAGAGGGACATTCTCCAGCAGTTGTATCTCTGAATCTGTACCACAggacagaaaacaacacaattatGCTCAATCTCTGAATATcaacaataaaaagacatttgttaAGTTTGTTTTAGTGCACGAACCAGGGCAGCTGAAGTCCAGGGAGATGATTGTGTCTCCAGGGGCTGGGGCCAGCAGGGTTAGGGCCTCAGGCTCCTCCTTCAGCTGATCATACAGGCTAACCAGTGGCTTGACATCAGCCACCTGGGTGAACAGCTTGACCATGTCCTGCTCTGGGGTCTTCTCCTCGTCGTCCTTCAGCAGGACTGGTGACATGTCTGGCTCACTGATCTCGACCTCagccttttcctcttcctgctgctcctccttcaCCGACTTCATGTCCTCGGTCTGTTCCAGAGACATGATCAGTTTCTCCTCCTGGATGCCACTgtagaagaagagaaacatgaCACCGTTATGGAGCTGTACGGTTGCCTTGTGCAGTATTCTGCCATTTCTCTGAAAACAACTACATTAGAATCGCAAACCACAACATCATTTGTATAATCAGCTTCATCTACATGCAAGTTCTTAAATTGAATCCTCTGAAAGTACTGACTCTTTTAGTACCTAAGCACAAAGTTGACACAGACAACACACTGTGGCTGAGAGTTCTTGTTGTTGTAGATGACAGTGGCCTGGGTTTCCACCCACACAAAACCTCCTCTCTTGGCCAGCATCCTGTACTGGCCTGTGGTGACCTGACCCTTTGCAAACACTAAGAGcaaagagagacaagagagagaaaacttaggtttgaaaaaaaaaataacaccgCTGGAGCTTCCTCTAGATTTCAAGGACATTCCAAGTTCCAATTTACAGCAAGTCCCATGCACTCTTTGTCGTTATGCTTACAGTTGTGGTGAGTCTTGGTGAGATGGTCCGAGTCCAGAGCATGGTAGTACTCATACACTGAACGATTCAGCAGGTCATCTGGATCATAACCCATCAGCTCAGTGATCCtggaacagaagaaaaaaagatgaatgttaGAAATTAAGTGTGTGTAATTTCTAAACTGACCACTAGGTATCTCTATGTGACCATGCTAAGACAACTGAGGCACTAACAGCCAATGAAAAGTACAAAGGCAGACTAAAAAGCTAAATCATGTTTGATCCGTGTTAAGCTTTTAAAGAGTAGAATATTTGCTCAGACAGGCAAACTCACCTCTCGTCACAATATGTGAACTTCATGTCCATTGTGTGGCGGCTGAGAAAGGTCTTGGTATCCAGAGGGACTTCAATGTTGGAGGGGTGTGGGATGGGGTCACAGATCAAAACCAGGTACGGGACAGGTGGCTCCTTGTGGCCATTGGGAGGCTGCTCGATGTGGCTGTCATATAAACGTACATGACCTGAGCAGTGGAGCACCTGGAGACAGAAAACAACATCAGGAGAGTCACAACACTTTCTTTATGACTTCCACACTCCAAAGGATCATAAATTATTTCCTAATGCAGCAGTAGACTAgactaataaatacatttattcacatataaaaatgatataataaCTCTGGGTTTTGGGCATGTGAGTCACTTTTATACAATTTCCACAACTGCTGCATTTAGTGCTGCAGCATTGATTGCATGATTATTGTTTTCCTCCTTCACTTGTTCTTTTGCATCATTAGATCCACATCAAACTGCCTGATAAGCATCTTCAGTGGTTAGACAGCAGAGATCTTTTCATAGAGGTTAGCGGTTCAATTTCACATCATTTGACAATATGAGTGTCAAGCACTTAGTCTTTCGAGTTTATAATTAGGGAATGCAAATACGTCATCTTTAAATCCATAATTTGACATTAAATCTGCAGTGTTTGAAGTTCATGACTGCTTTTGGTCTTTTTGATACACCTGATGCCTGATCTATAACATACTGGCAATGGCTACATCTAATGTAAGTTTTCTATATGTATAAACATCAATTATTACACTGATGACATAATCTATGTTGGGACTGGCTCACAGCATAATGGTGCATTTCCTTTGTACATTAGGTTATTAGATTACTGCCATAAAGACATCTGCTATAATGCAGTTTGTATCATTCTAGTTTATGGATGCAAACTGCaattcttccatctttcattatCATAATGACAAATGCTGAGCTTCTCTTGCAGGAAGTAGAACTTCACTAATCAGCACACTACGATGCCAGCTGCTTACTTGCTGTATTGTGGGCTGAGGGTGTTGATGGccaataaaaatacatcaacTGTCATTACACAGCCTCCTGATGGCCTAATAACTGTAATGGGATTCAACGTGGTCTATAATATTGTAGGGAGCcattcatgtcattttaaaagggtTGCTAGGATAATCAAAAAGATAATGATATCAACCTGGACCTTTATTAAAAGGGTTTCCCTAGAAATGAACTGTCCTCACCAGCAGCTCTAGTGTTGACATATGTGCTTGCACATGATAAcagtaataatttatttatgagGGTTGATTTCCTTCATGATTCCACTGACACCTACTTTCCATGTGGCCGATTTCACGTTGACAGTGCGGCCTCTGCTTGTGAGAGTGCACTTCATTCGGAGAAAGAAGCTGCGCTCTGTGTTTTGTTCCTTGGTCTTTTTGGAGCCTGAAATCAGaggagaaacattttaaaagtggaAGTAacttctgttctgttctgtcatCTCTGTGTTTACTATTAACTTCTTTTTGTGCGTCCTTTAGTGTGACATTTGTTTCCCCAGCAGCTCCCTAACATTGTAAGTTTGAAGTTTAATACAACCATTGGCCAACAGCCTACATTTACATGTGAAAAGATTAAGTTGTAAAGCTTTTGCTGTGCAGTGAGCTGCAGCAAGTTTAATAAAGGAAGTGGAGTTGCCAGCCGTTGTGACTGAGATAATATCAGCGTCAACTGAAGTGCAATGCCTGGCAGAAAAAACCTATGGTGGAGTCCCATCTGCATCTGTTACGAAGCACCAGAAAACAAAATTCTATTCACTGACACAAAACATGGATACATCGTGTTGAGCaatcaaaacaggaagtgtgggAGAGATGTAGCTCACTAACAGTAATATAGAGTGAAAGGTCACTTAAGTTCACACACTGGCTAACTCTAAAACTGCAACCTCAGTTGGGACAATGATAAATTGTTCTGACAGCCTCCTTGTCTGTTTTTTCCAGCACAGACTGAACTCAACTCCCTGCTGATTGGCGCACTGGCAGACATAACAGAGTGCTAGTGTGTGACCGTCGCTCTCCATTAGAGACGTCCTATGATGTGACACTGCTCAATGTTATTGTCTCTCACCTGTTCTGTGGACCAGCATCtccctcagctcctcctggTCACAGGGATGTATGAAGTCGAACACGCTGTGTCCAGTCAGGTCAAACTGCAACAAAGTAAGAACAGTCATTTCACCATTTATGTGTACATTGAACAGCCATGGTTAACATTGTATGGGGTCTTCTTAACCTTTCTTATCAAAAGTTTAATGTGTCTGTTGCATAACACAGGAAAACAATAATTTCCTAGACTCCGATCCTCAATGTTTTCCCCTCTCATCATTTTTGAGTTGCAGGTCATATCAGACCAACCTGTGCCAGCCCCAGGCACTTGTTGACATTCTCAGAGAGATAGATCATATCTCCGTCTTCCGAAAGCACCATGAGAAAGCCTTCCAGAGCCTTTAGGTAGGAGCTGTTTAGTTGGATATCCAgctctgtttcctcctctgccaCTGGCTCATCTGAAGAAAATAAAGGAGGGTAGGGAAAGTGAAGCAAAGCATGAATTATAGAAGCAGTTGGGACTCTATAAATCAGGCACAAAGCATTAAAAGTCTCTGCTGCCTTAAGCACACAGTTGCAGGGCAGGACACTGcgacacagaaaaaacacacagtgccAACATGTCTATCTGCAAAGGGATCTATATCTACATATGTCTGAGTCGATTTCTGTCTGACTGTATCACCGTTTTCCTCTGCATGTAAAACTGTGCTCACTACTTCACAAATTAAACTTTCAGATTGCACACTCAGATCCTTTATTTTAACTGGGGCTCACTACAGCACTAAAattgtaaatataattttaaagtaataaaacaatGTGCACACTTCACTTCACATTTGGGACTAAACTGATGAAATACAGATGGGTCCACACCAACTACAGATACTAACCCGTACTTAGAAGTTTTCTCATGCGCAGGTAGCTGATGATGAGTCTCATGATGGAGGCCTTGTCCAGGCTGGAGCTGACGCTGTGGGGCAGCGGCAGCTGCTGGGCCAGTTCGTAGAACACCTCGGACTCCTTCCCGCGCCGGCATCGCGCAGCATCTCTTGACTTCTCCTTCCTCCGCTCTGAGCTCACTCTGCGGGGGACAAGTGACAGAGGGTCAGCCTGGTCACAGATTGGTTCTACTATGCACATTACTAGAGCTGACATCCCTCCTTCCTGACTGAGCGAGTACACAGAGCCTGGTGAGCTGCTGGAGATGGATACAGCCGCTGGAGTCCACAACAGTCAAGCTCGCGGCCGAGCCACTGTCTAAACCCTGTCAAACTCATTTACATACAGGGCTATCTACGACTGTCTTATTGGCTGCTGACCAATAGAAATGGAGTCGACCCCACTCAATGATTGGCTGGGGCAAGATAGACATGGATTCTCCTGCCTGTCTCTTGGTGCGCAGCCAAGCTACAGTGCAGCACCGATCATCCTGACATTTACGAGCCGGCCTCAACAGATCTGGAGAGGGGATGACGGCAATATTGGCACACAACACAGAGCGCATACAAACGCAGACTGAGTGACACCTTTCAGCTATCAAGAGACACACATGATCATATTCTATACTATTTGACATCAGCATCCCTCATAACTACTTATCATTTATCCAAGATTTGGCGAATGGATCACACTGTAAACAATATCTTAAGATCTGGAAGGCTGACAAAGCACAACTGACTTTAAAAGGTGAATAAGATTATTCTCTAGAGTTTATGTCTCATAATGGAAAACAAACCCTGTATTGAGTATTTGTCCTAATCATTGACCATGTATGAAGCTCTCATGACTACCAACATAAACTGGTTACATCTTCAACATAAATGCATTGGTCTGCCTGTTAGTAAACCTGATTCTTACTGCATTTACAGAATAACCCTCCTCACAACCACTACCTCATTACCtcaaatgcatttaaatgacCGTGGAGCAGCAACATGGCATAATGGATCACAGTTTAAAAGCCCTTGGCTCTGAAATGCACACCTAATTGAAATTGATTTGTTATGCACTTGCAGCACTGGCCAAGGCCATATTGTTATTTAAAGCTCTCTAACAAAAATATGGACAAGTTACTAAAATTAGCCCTCTGTGTATCAGATCACCTGGCAATGTGGCAGATAAGATTCTTGTGAGGTGGATAAAGGTGTTCAGCACCTTTGGTTTTAGACCAAACTTTCCCATCAAACACAGATACAAAATGTATAACTACTCCTCGGGGTAAAACAATCAAAATAAGTCTGAGCATACCCTTTATCTGTCTGGCACAATCCTGAGGTAAAAATCAGTCAGTCTATAAACACATTTCGAGGGTTTTTTGTGGGGACAAATAGCACAGGTGTCTCCCAACGTAGTCGCAGTCAGCACAAAGATTGCATTAGTGAGTCTTATCCAGATAGTACAGAACAAACAGGAAAATGCAAATAGAAACCACTTTTCAGAAAACTCATCCAACACATGCTGGACAATGGCCCAACTTTCTCAGAGCAGACATTACAAAGGCTCTGTGCTGTTCACGTGTTCTGGTGAGCCCAACAGCAAGACCGCATTAACATACCatgaccctgaaactgaagcagctacaTAAAATTCAttacattagtatttacacctgTGATTTTCCAACTGTGACAACTCAAGACACCCACTCTATGACAAATGCCTGCAAACATGAATTAAGTATAACTCAGATTTAAGGAGGTGTGTTCATCAGCTCCATTTCTCAAAGATGATTATATGTAGTCTAACATCAACACGTTTTATCCCAAACTGTAATTATAGCTACAAGCATATACATCCATCCACCCTACAGTATATTCTGTCAACCCCCTGCGGAACATAGCCAAAATATCTGGGCACCATGTAAGTTGATCGCAGGGTTATATAACCAGTTCTGTGACAACATCAAAAGGCTGCGCTGCTGACAAAccatgcacaaaaatgtaaatttgtcagTCAAATTATAAGCCATTGTGCACAAGGTACGTCCTCTCACTGAGTTAAGCTACCAGTTAAGCCTCTGTTGATCTAATGACAGATAAACACTGTGGTACATTgttcttctgtgtttgtttccctaCACAGTGTTATAGACTGCCTTCGTCGCAAACTATAAACCCCCTACCATGCTAAGTAATTGATTAATAGTAGCCGTGAGTGAACTGTGACCAAATCTTGTTCAAATAAAGTTTAGCTATAGTGTTTCTGAATCCAGAGGTACAATATGAAGAGGACATTACCTAACGCTACATTCAACATGACAAACATGTCTCAGCCACTGTCTGTATTACTACAATACCAAAGCTCTATAAATACTTGAGAGGAAAGAAGATGTCGTAAAAGGAAAGTAGACTGTGTTGAAATCATAACCTGCTATCACTTCTATCAGTTGTTTTAATCCTACATCCCTGCAACTAAGTGTCtaaaacacagattttaaaataataaaatttcTGATTTTTTGCACCTCCACTTCCAACAAAGTTTAACATGAAACATGCACTGAGAACCAAACAGTTCCCTCGATGTTAAAACAAAGGCGAGTAGAGAGGCCACTGTTACATAACATGATTAATGCACATGGTCATGCATGCCCAGCAGTCCTCTGCTTGACTTCACTGCAAACACAATCACATTTACCACTTTAATtacacttgtttttgttttctaataCAAATGAGTACTATTACATAAACAACATTTGTTGGAAGGTTAGCGTTGTTAACAGATGTGAAAAAGCAGACATACAAGAGattaatggaaaaacaaaccagTTTACGATGAAAACCATCCTAGCCAGCGCTAGCCTGAGTCGCTTGTATATTTTGTTACTGGGGGCTGACCTATTTTCCTAGAGAAATGTCCTCACTATCTGTCAGTCCTGTTTAGTTTGACATCAAACATGGTCTTATCTATTATATAATTCAGTTGAAAAACACATCACAACCAAAACCTCCCTGCAAAAATACAGAGATAAGCAAAGTAAGCTGAAGATATAGTCTAAGAGGCAGATGAGGCCAGGGATGTCCATTAATCTTTCAAAAATCACTTGTGCAACGCTCTCACTTCTGTTTCACTGGAACTTTAATGCAATTGTTCAACATCTGTGATGAAAACTTCAGATTTCCAGAAATAAAAAGGGCGCTTCCTTGTATTACATCAGCTATAAAATCTAGGTGAGCAGTAGAGGAGACTGTAACAGAGTCTGGTTCAAGAGAAGTtcactttttattatattatattatattatattatattattcttaGTCATTCACATTTACATAGATCAAGGttaaacatgaaacataaaatatggTAATTTTACAGTGAGGTTTCTTAAAACCCAGGCCTGTCAAAGTCAACTCTGTAAAATGTGCGTCTACCGCACAGTTACTCTCTGTCATGTTTTGAAAAAAACTGGACTGTCTGGTTGTGTGATGCCTTCATCTGATAAACATTTACTAGACTCATCACAGTAACAACGACTGAAGAAATAAATGCAGCGTAAGGGTGCTGAGCAAAACTCTGCAGACTCCACAGAcagacatttctctttgtttaaGAGCAGCGGAGATTGTCACTGAGATGAGAATAGCTGTTCCACCTTAAAGGTCAGGCCACCAAGTGAGCCTGGTCAGGGTGGGCCATTGTAACTTTGGGGCTAACCCAACTTTAATCAGCAGATGGCACCACTTTCTGTGTGTCTCGACCACGCACTTGCTACGCACACAACCTACACAATGAGCTATCCCATTCTGAGCCGGGTTTATCGTCGCagaaaaaatgcatttcatttcacatcctTATTCTGAATGTATTAATTTAACTAAACAGACAAGTAATGAGAGGAACATCATGTGAAGACAAactttatgttgtttgtttctgacttttattttgtctggTGGGTAAGTACATTTCTCTTCTACTGgcctaataaaaaaaacaactagtCTGTATGATATTGCAAGATAATTGCaaatatatttatcatattGTAATGGATGagtaaattatta
This is a stretch of genomic DNA from Scomber japonicus isolate fScoJap1 chromosome 16, fScoJap1.pri, whole genome shotgun sequence. It encodes these proteins:
- the hif1aa gene encoding hypoxia inducible factor 1 subunit alpha a translates to MDTGIVPEKKRVSSERRKEKSRDAARCRRGKESEVFYELAQQLPLPHSVSSSLDKASIMRLIISYLRMRKLLSTDEPVAEEETELDIQLNSSYLKALEGFLMVLSEDGDMIYLSENVNKCLGLAQFDLTGHSVFDFIHPCDQEELREMLVHRTGSKKTKEQNTERSFFLRMKCTLTSRGRTVNVKSATWKVLHCSGHVRLYDSHIEQPPNGHKEPPVPYLVLICDPIPHPSNIEVPLDTKTFLSRHTMDMKFTYCDERITELMGYDPDDLLNRSVYEYYHALDSDHLTKTHHNLFAKGQVTTGQYRMLAKRGGFVWVETQATVIYNNKNSQPQCVVCVNFVLSGIQEEKLIMSLEQTEDMKSVKEEQQEEEKAEVEISEPDMSPVLLKDDEEKTPEQDMVKLFTQVADVKPLVSLYDQLKEEPEALTLLAPAPGDTIISLDFSCPDSEIQLLENVPLYNDVMLPSTNDKLDLPLSPLPPSEPLHVTTTNSENLKTESFAPTPSTTSTSQSSSETDSPLDFCFPMDSDMSSDFKLDLVEKLFAIDPQPKTPFTKQAMEDLDLEMLAPYIPMDDDFQLRSLTPDETLSCGVKSLETCPLRSLESSPLHVTQEVNSYPNSPFSSPGSQAASPAPPEPVNAPHPATIIAKRTPQLDKEVSLRTLAAQNAQRKRKLGDIRELFGQGSLPQEQLEQGKKLKSSESGTTRTILLLPSDMASRLLGTAEGTSSLFTLPQLTRYDCEVNAPLQGRQYLLQGEELLRALDHVN